The Apis mellifera strain DH4 linkage group LG13, Amel_HAv3.1, whole genome shotgun sequence genome includes a region encoding these proteins:
- the LOC107965763 gene encoding odorant receptor 30a-like produces the protein MFSCFIFLLYYVSQCVVDETFKFFDTPYNGNWYDLPLSIQKLLLFIIQGRKKPVLLSICGIFVPTYEMLLTQCKLTWSCFIMLYSIQK, from the exons atgttttcgtgtttcatttttctcctctACTACGTGTCCCAATGTGTTGTCGACGAAACGTTCAAGTTTTTTGATACTCC GTACAATGGGAATTGGTATGATTTACCGTTAtccatacaaaaattattactttttatcatacaaggaagaaaaaaaccgGTGTTATTGTCAATTTGTGGAATATTCGTGCCTACGTACGAAATGTTACTTACG CAATGCAAATTGACATGGTCTTGCTTCATAATGCTGTACTCTATTCAAaagtaa